GTCCATGGCTTGAAATATAGCATTTCTGGCATGTGGAGATTTAGAATAATGCTGTATTCAGatcggccataacattaaaactattgATAGGTGAAGTAAATTGCATTAATGATCTGGTTTTAATATCACATGTCAAGAGGTGGGGTGTActgtattaggcagcaagtgaacagtcagttctttaAGGTGATTGTTCTGGAAAATATACAAATGAAGAAAAGGAATGTAAGACACTGACAAGATATCAGCCAGGTCCTGTGGTTTGTTACCGGTATGTACAGGTCAATAGCTaccaaaagtattaaaaaaaaaaagcatgacaaAATGTATCAAGCTAGTCAATCAATATGACCAAGCTTGATCAGCATCACTGGCATCATGTTAAAGAGCCCTAAACCctgaaccatatttttttcaattatagctaaaatgtgttcctttgaagtaatgcttaaaatctttaaaaacatttcataacctttaaaacatgattttattgtggtaatttctgcctttgCAGCACCTTCTATAGTTATACTGTACTATAGGCAGGCTGGTGtggatgatgtgtttgtgtactttggtacgcagagtcaccacaatatgcagatcagtctatcaataatacCCCAACCCTGCTCACGTCCAACCATttgggtctcaccgctatcagaggcgcactgctgctgcagctcagccaatcagctctccctcctgtcctgcctctaaacccatacatcacactaCCCCTTCtactttttagcctttttcaaatttgagctgatggTGGAGTCAGTAAAATttagggggtttagtgcccctttaatgtTTGTTGACCAATATGGCCGTGAAGGAACTGACCAGTATTACCAGCATTAAAACCTTACAACATTACAACATGATCGTGTGATTTGCATGATCAAATGCAAAAATTATTCAACCAGCAGGATCAATATGATCACTGTGATTGACCAGAATGAACAACATGACAAACATGACCTTGCCGGTTGGTTAGTATGAGCATCATGACCACACTAGTCTACCAGTATGACCAAATAGACCAGTACAACCAACACTAATTAAATAGTATGGCTATCAGGACACTGGCCTTGCAGCAAGAACAAACACACAGTATGATCAAGCTTTATAACCAGCAGGACAATTATGACCACACTGGTCGACCAGTCCAGCCAGCTTGTCCACACAGGACTAGCATGACCCACATAATCATGTGATCAACCTGCAAGATCAATGTGATTGATTAGCATGGCCATTGTGAGCTTGCTGGCCAACAAGTATGACAAAGGTTATTAATTCATATTACCAGCTTGACCAATCACAATTTTGATCGGTTAGCACAAATATAACTTAAAAGATGTTTAATAAATCTTTAAACATCGTACATTTCAAATAAGAGTGAACCGCATTGTAGATATTTTTCTGAACATAATAAGAGAAATGAAAGTGATGGTAAGTGTAGAGTGATGAGCAGTGAGATGATTCTGGAACTGGAGgaaagtgctgctgctgctgctgttgctgattCATGGGGGCTCGGATATAAACCGTTTCCATGACAACAGAGCGAATGGGGGAACCTGAggggtgtttatttatttatttgatgtgtggcagagagagagagagagcaacttTCAGAGCGTTTAGTTTCAGTAATTACTACACTCTTCTGCTCTCtgtctcattatctctctctctctctgtcacacatttattttatttccctctctttctctctgcagaacTCTCAGTGTTTCTTCTTCAATGTGGAGGCAAGGGAGAGGAGGAAGGTAGGGCCTGTAATCTGTGTAAatgtacacgtgtgtgtgtgcgtgtttgtgtgtgtatcctCAATCTGACAGTGGATGAGGGCAGGATTAACACTGCTAATAATGTAAACATCccttacactcatacacacacacatactctctctctctctctctgtcgatGTGTCTCCCCATGGCACCATGCCTTTGTtcatttattatcttatttttaaaaatcaccccattttctacccagtaacaccaattacccaacctacccACCCAATGAGAGCAGTGAGAGCCTGGCCAAATCAAAGACTTTAGAAATGTACCAGTCTACAGTAAGGCAAACAATAATTGAGGGGTGATACATTTCTAATTCTATCAACATGTTCTACAGGACAATTTGATTGTGTCTGAACATAAGCTGAAACTCTatctatacaaaatatttatatgtgattatgtgttttttcttttgccaactttttttactttttcactccTGATGAACTGAAAACAGCAACGTGAGCTGGAGGAGGTAAATCTAAAATCTACTATACACACAAATAAAGATGGAGGTAGAGTGGGGTACAAGCAAGGAGAATGAAAATATGGAAAGGTAAAACAGGAAGACAGCAGAGAATGAGACTTTGAAGGAGAAAGAGGGAAATGAAGGTGATAAAGAAtaggaaagggaaagagagacaagagagaggaTAATAGGTTATGAGAGTTAAGAACAGAAATACAAAGCAAAGTGAGAGAAAAGACCGAGAGGGGGaaacagaaaggaaaaaataataaataattaaatgaacgAGACAGTGAAGAACAGGCAAAATAAGTTAAAGAGTAAGATTAGAGTATTAGCAAAAAAAAGGGGGTGGGAAGAAAAAAAACCAAACAGGAGGGAGAGAGATAAGGAAGTGAGCGAGAAGGAAAAAGCAAGAATATGAGAGAGGGACAGTGgaagaatagaataaaaaaataaaagagtgagagagaacaacaagaaacaagaagaaaaGATGGAGAAGGAGAATGCAAAGATAAGAGTACAAGCAGAGACTGAGGGAAGAaatggagggagagaaaaagaaggacaGAAAAAGTAATGATAATTTGatgaaagggagaaagagacaacacacagaaatagaaaaagagagagatggagtatCAGGAGACAGCAATAGGAGACAGAAGGGAGATAAAggagagtaaaataaaaatagacagGGAGAGAGTGCAgacaagaaagagaagaaagaaagatacGAGCGTAATTGTATTGTAACAGTTTGCTGTAGGCAGTACCATGCTCTTAATTGTCTGTCTGAAAGTTGCTCTTCCTTATTttgtgcattgtgtgtgtttgtgtgtgtgtgtcttagttCCGCAGGAATAAAGTGAGAGAGTATATTCCAGACTCTGATTCAGACTTAGGCTCAGATGATGATGAGGATTCGGATCTGGTGTTGAGGAGGGTGAGCACTATTAGAACAGTCTCTGTGGTGtcatggataaaaaaataataaaatctgttcTTTTTCTAGGGGATGAATGTGCAACATCATTTGTTAGAAGTTTAAAAAAGAAGTTTATCTTTAATTGGCCAATGCCAAGGCTTCTAACCTTCCTGTTAGTGATTATGATGGACTACAGCTGGTAATTTCTGTGTACCACATAAATCGAGTGACCAACACACACTACAATGGTACAAAGAGCTCTTGTCACTTGGAGCTGTTGCACATTCTGAGATCATCAGTTCAAACAATTAAGCGATATAGTTATTGGAAGCCATATTTATAAACCATGTGACTTGCATGATAATTACTGAATGGGTTATTATGTTTTAGCTGGCATTAACTTATTTAGgtctaactgatgcagtgagtagcttctcatttgttaaacaaccatgtggaaaaacACATCCTATGCTCATAGAAATTATGTTAATCTGTTCTATAAAGGTACAATTATTAGCTTAGAttaagcagagaaaacatctaaagaGATTGTTGAATCtaataaattaagattaaggATGGAGGAAGGAATGTGGTCAGAAAAAATCTTGAACGATTGTGACCGGCAATCACATTCACTGTTTGGTAAAATGTATTTACCAAATTTTGAAAACAACAATAGAACTGACTAATGTTTaagagtgaaagtaagagcattgcCACACCCAAAATGTGAAGGAAGCTCcagggattgggactaaacagctgtaaACCCCAACTTTGGGCAGTActaccatcatcaatacaagatcttgggGCAAAATTAATGCACCActagacagaaaaaaatattgtgataatgcagaagcttgtggaaataaaatgccacagagaatgtgtgatgtaatcaaagctaaatgtggtccaactaaacttttttttttttttggttaggcAGTGTTTTTACCATATTATTGCCTATTACAAACAAACAGAGGTAACAACACATAAAATACAttgtagaaaatgtttataactctgtatttctctctctctctcacagcgtCTGGCCTCAGCCCTGATGTGGTTTATCCGGACGCAGCTGCAGCCTGGTGTTCTAAGGGTGTGTTTGCGGACCCTCCGAATCCTGTCACGTGACCGCCTGGCACTGGCCCCCTTCATCACAGACTCTGCCATCCTCACCCTTGCCCGCCTGGGTGGCATCAGCACCATGCCCATTCCTGGCCATGAGGAAGAGGACTGGATGGAGGAGAAAGATCCGTGGGGCTTTGCCTGTGGCTCCACCAGCTCTCAATCTGGATCCAAGGTCAGTGTCAGTGTGGCTGGCATAGCTAAGTCAAACAGAAACACCAGGCCAGTACTGATCCTCTCAGTCAAATAATTTAGAAACATTTCTGCCCAAAGGTTTTGTGCGGTTACTTTCTGTAAAATTCATCCATGTTTTCTACAATCACTGATGCAGAATAAACTGCAGACATAAAATCATGATAATCAGTTTACATACAGTGTATCTGCCTTTTCAAACAGCACTTTAGCCCTGCCCATTCtaaagttataaggagtgtttcagcctGGTCTGCTTTTTGAACGAAGCACAATACAAAGCAGCAATCAAAACAGAGTAGATTTAGGAACAGTATAACACCCTTATTAGTGTAAATGGGGGTTGTTACTGTTTTTGGTACATACACCCAAACAAAAAGCTTAAACAAGAGAAAACATTGAATTATAGGTAACACAAGTAAAGATCATCAAAGAAAAGGTTGCACCCAGAAAGAAAAGCtggattttaattttatttagaagtAAGCTAAAGGACCTTCATATTTTGGAGTAAGGATGGAGTGTTGCTAGcacgtccaatagcatcccacacattttaaaAGCTGGATATGTCAGGAAAGGTAGGAGCACTGGTTGCAGAAGCTCATTAAGGTAATGTTGGGCTGTCAGAGTCTAAGATGAGGACTAAAGTTAATCTGGCATTTtatgaaaaagctagctagctaactttcccgttccaccttaaatggtgcaacagtcagcagaggctgcagcgttaaggtggaacagaaaaataaaataaaaactaataaataactaATCATTTCAGCTCCTAATCACAgaaaattaaggaatggacaaaaacaatTAATTGCTGCATGACCTGCCCACCTTcataataacattaacattatagctCTGTTTCAAGAGGAAGGGTCACACTCGAAAACAAAAGGTAGGTTACAAATGAGAATTGGGATTGGGCCATAATAAAAGTTTGGCACGACGATTAATTCCTTCTTGGTGCAACTAATTTTTGAcaatgtaattaataaataataatgctaaTCAGATAAggcattaataaaattaaaatatcataaaacatattttctaaaaaaaattttttttttctttatctcctAGGCCTTctctacagacacacacaaccAAATGCGAGAGGTCATCATAGAGACTCGACGCAGGTCCTACAGGGATGATGGTATATACAGTTCGTTGGTCAGAGGAAAGAGGGATGCCAGAGGAGAGAGGGACGAGGAGGGGGATGAGTGGTATGACGATGGAGAGGTGTGGAGGAAAGAGGCCATGAAGGCTCTCTGTAATGTCATTTACAACAGCCAGAGGGCGCAGGAGAGGGCCGGCCCCCTAAAGTAAGAGACTCTTTAATTTCACACTAAAAAACACAGCTAATCGCAGACAAAAGCAGAACAAAgcagtgtttattttataaaatgtattaccTTCTGTTCAATTCTTTGCACATCtttgtatatttctgtattttattattttattatagattTTATATACCACATTTTACACACTATAAGACACAtggtattataaggcacacaatcactaaacgtctattttctggttaatttttttatacataaagcgcaccagattataaggtgacACTAGTATGGAACagggggtgttgccatgtttcccttctaatacagcaggtctcgccgctgggggtGAGCcctgtaaaactaagctaagctaagtaaataatactgtaattcttaaaaaaaaaaaaaaaaaacattttcttttataaagttaatttcacatatttctctcctaaaagctttttatttgggtgagtaaagcgcttcttcTTATTTAAAGTAACTTATCCAGATATCCAGAAATTCCCTGGgtgcagctgcattagcattagctgctaaccgctagtggtaagccagggtaatattagctagcggttcgtcccacgtagattgttttaacatggtaaacacacagaatacaggctgataatactcacctctgaacggcacttagcacggttagcagctaatgctaatactgctccagcagtgctagccggggttagcagcaggagacaggccgataatactcacctctgaactgtgaaagagctagtgtttagcagcctcagtgctggagaactaagctgaactcctgtattacgctgtacttcaacagagtggctttactgctctttacaacctgactggtaaaattcatatataaggtgcacaggattagAAAGTGCACTGATAATTTttaggaaatgtatttttttttttaaagtgcgtcttatagtgcgaaaaatacagtaatgtggTATTAGGTACTGTAAGGTAATATAAGACCATTATTAGAGATATTTTATAAAGAATTGTCCCATATTAGCAGACTCCATGCTGTGTTTGTGCTTTCAGTGACACAGTATTTCAGTGTAGGTATTCCCAGTCTGTGTGACTCATCCCCTGGTTCATCTCCTCCCAGGCTTCTCCCAGGCCTCTGTGATAAGCTCAAGGCCAGTATCCGCTCTGCAGCACCACCCAGCGGTCAGTTCTATGACCTGCGGCTCCTGTTTCTGCTGACTGCTCTCCGCCTCGAGCTCAGGAAAGAGCTCCAGCAGGTAAAGCAGTGGCTTATATTGCTTATAAAGCACAGATTATATTGCTGTTACATCAAAAACAACGTTTAATGGAAGTAAGTGTAAACACTTCAAGTAGAGTTTTGGTTGATAAATCATAATATACTAATACAAAGTAAAATATGTTTATTCTTTCAATGATGCTTTAGTAATACTGTGACTAACTAAAGATACAGAAACAAACagatagatacagctctggaaaaaaaaccctctggaatatgatcaagaggaagatggacgatcacaagccatcaaacgaagctgaactgcttgaatttttgcaccaggagtggcataaagttatccaaaagcagtgtgtaagactggtggaggagaacatgccaagatgcataaaaactgggatgaaaaaccagggttatttcaccaaatattgatttctcaactcttacaactttttatttaaattatttgagttctgaaaactttctttgcattatttggggtctgcatctttttgttatttcagctattttctgcaaataaatgctctaaatgacaatatttttattttgaatttgggagaaacattgtctgtagtgtataaaataaaacatcaatgttcaaaagatagagagagaaaaagaaagatagatagtataacatatatatatatatatatatatatatatatatatatatatatattctccctCTGCTGTACAGGCTCGTGGTGTGTCCTTGCTGACAGTTCTCCTGGAGCAGTGTTTGGAGGTGCAGTGGGCAGAGGACTACGAGGTGGTCTCTGACCCCTCAGCTCCCCCTATCATCCGGGACGCCTCCCAGCGTGCCATCGAGATCCTGAAGATCCTCTTCAACATCACCTACAGCACCCACAGACAGGAGCCCGACGAGGTAACCCTGGATCTGCAGGATTACTGTCAGAATCCACAGCACACCTGTACACATCTCCACTCCACTAAGCCCACTTTCCACTGGAGTCTGTAACAACCCACTAATAATAGCCTAAGCCTCACCACCTCATCTGATACACCTACAGGAGGATGCTGCTCTATATCGCCACCTGGCTGCGGTGCTGCGCCACTGCCTGCTGTTGTCCTGTGAAGATGAAGACTTGGTAGAAGAACTACAGGGGTGAGAGAGACAATGTTTATTATTCCAAGACCTGGTTCTTAAAGCATCATGTATTCTCATAACTAGCAGAGCTTAGATGTGATGAGCtactctccagtatcaacaacctCATATTCTCTTGAAATTGCCTTCGTTTTTAGCCATTTATCCAGGGGTTCCCAACAAATCTAAGCCCAGGACCcccattttctcatggtcattggGTCACAACCcactttttaatagaatacaaagccatttaaatatacatatgcatgcaaagtgaatttaagagcaattgaaaaaaactacatgtataaaagttaaattaaaattaaaatattaaaactgcacaaaataaataagaaaattacatgtttcacttctctgcatatctttGCATTCATAGTACATgagtaagaaactctctctgtctctttttcccaATATAAAGGATGAGTGCAAAAACCAGATcagcattaatattttttttacgtcCAGAACGTAAGAAACGCTGGACTAGGGCTTTCCGTTAGTGTGTAGGATTTATGCAAACGTTTGGACAagcaaaatataaaacttattataatttttttgtttactaaataattccatatgtttttgatCATAGTTTGCATGACGTTAATATTAATCTattatgcagaacattttaaaatgatgaaaaaaacccactgaatttaaggaagtcaaaagttttgactagtactgtatatagcTAAAATATAATGAGTTATATTTATGGTTCCTCAGTTCCATATGCtgtacacttattattattatagctacaCTGCCAGCTTTTAGTATGACAGATAAACTAGAGCAGCTACATGCTGTTAATCACTACTGATAACATGGGTTCTCTGTCCCCCTCTGGTGGTTGTATGTGTCCTCTCTGGTTGCCCGGTACTGGGCCAGGAACTTACAGGTATTCTCCCCCCAGCAGGGTCAAGCATAAAGCCCCTTTGacttaagaatataaaatactttataatacagtacataatacaatataattaattACTGTCTGAAAGGGATCTTATCTATAGCTATAATGGCTTGGTTTATCCATGCAGTTTGCACAGTTTCAGATGCTAAAGCTTCCATTATTTGGTTTAGTCAGCAAACCCTGCTATTTTCTCCCTTCCCAGCCACACAGTGAACCTGCTGTCAGCCCTTCCTCTGCAGTGCCTGGACGTCCTTCTCTCTGTCCGTCTGTTCAACGGATCAAAGGAGTCAGGCGGCGTCAACATGGACTGTGTCCACTCGCTGCTGATGTTCATGGACAAGAGACTAAACAGAGTGAGTTAAAGAAAGAGATTTTTTAGAAATGTAGAGAATGTTGCTATATTTAACTTTATGTCCTGTTTTCAAATTTCTAATATAATTACTCTCAGAAAATTAacctcaacaacaacaaaaaagctcCAGGTATTTATCACGGCCATGGCGCTCTATGGAGCATCTCTTTCACTGGTCTCCAGCCACTATGCCTTCTCACATACTGATTGGGCAAGGCATTCTGCCATTCTCCTCCAGCTCTTCATTGATGTCCCTCCTGATCAGTAGGGGGTAGATCCCCTTTCGGTCACCAGTGTAGCATCACCAGGGCCAGTGCAACAGGAAGCCCCAACCCCTCAGTGCTGCCACAATATGATACTTTTGAGACAAATCCTAACattaaaaaagtgtgtgtgtatgtgtgtatgatcTTCAGGGTCAGAAGCTGAAGGAGAAGCTGACTCCAGTGCTGAACTTTCTGACTGAGAGCTGCAGGGCACACAGAGAAACTCGACGCTACCTCAAACAACAGGTGCCTCATTCACAGCCACTCTCAGAGCTTTACTGTGAGCTGCTTTACTGCACATCTCATAAAACATGCTGTAAATGTGAGCATTAAGTCTTTTAACGCTGCGCTGTGATTGGGCAGATCCTGCCACCTCTTAGGGAGGTGGAACTGAGGCCAGAGCAGGGGGACACTATAAGGAACAAGCTGGTCAGACTGATGACTCACGTGGACACTGACCTCAAACACTGCGCAGCTGAACTTCTGTTTGTGCTCTGCAAGGAAaacggtaaaaaaaataattcagtctACTTCTGTGATATTAGAATGACAAAGTATTTGGTAACTTAGTTTAGCCTAAATTTCTCCTATTTTTTGGTTTTAGTCTTAAAGACATTAGTAAATGAGCGGCAGCTGAAATAGTttaaataatcataatatataatgtaatcaGAAAAGATAGGGTTGGAGACAACAGGTGCATAACGTTgctttccattaaaaaaaacaagtttctccATTTCTGtcgatttttactttactacataatttgaacagacagactgtcccttacactgtgccaaaatgcttgattaatggaccaatagaaatactttaaaatgacctgaaataaactctttttacattgacttccattgaaagttaatttcctgttttggagatacttgtttttgattggacagcgTTGATAATCTTTAAGAAAAAGACATCTCTCACACTGTTAAGCATGGGGCTGGATGGATCATGCTTTGGCCTTATGTTGCAGCCAACTTCACAGTCCCCCAACCTTAATGTAATCAAAAATCTAGTGTAGAGCAGCATATTGCTTTAATAATATCATAGAATTAAAAACCTTTTTTCAATGAAGCATGTGTAACAGTCCccaaaaaaagagcagaaaaactcGTAACTTCTCTTCAGTGGCTCCTCccccttaatttatttatttttattcatatatgcAGGTTACAGCTCCCACTATCACATAAAGTCCAATACTTGAAACATTTTAACAATAAAGGACTAAGGCCTTATTGGGATTTAAGTTTAAGATCTCCTCATGATTGATCGGctgcagttagactgtagggcgaCTCTAGAGCTTTGACGAATATGATATGATTTTACAGCTATAGAGAggagcaactgtctaactgccttcTTATCAAGAGacagaaaataattaattcaAGTCCTGTAAACAGCATAGCCCTTCATGGTCAGATGTCTGAGAATAGGAAGGCTTTTCCCCCATATAATAAGACGAGTTCTAGTCTGAGGAAGGGTATAAACAGTAGAATAAATACCTTGAGGAAGAGGTGCCACATTCTAAACATCTTACATCTTATTGAATCAATTATACAGTTATTTAAGGCTTATTTCAAAATGTATTGTTGAGCAAACTGAGTTAGACGAACCTTTGACTAAAGTTGAGTTAAAgaataatcagtaataaatgcaagctagtgtgtgaaatggctacaggagtcccaATTCCCAAACACTGGAGACTTCTGCCACACCCTCTCCTTTGCA
The sequence above is drawn from the Astyanax mexicanus isolate ESR-SI-001 chromosome 19, AstMex3_surface, whole genome shotgun sequence genome and encodes:
- the si:ch211-195b15.7 gene encoding synembryn-A isoform X1, with translation MGVDLERIIQYIKQGDQKSVQTQLDRYNTENSQCFFFNVEARERRKQRELEEFRRNKVREYIPDSDSDLGSDDDEDSDLVLRRRLASALMWFIRTQLQPGVLRVCLRTLRILSRDRLALAPFITDSAILTLARLGGISTMPIPGHEEEDWMEEKDPWGFACGSTSSQSGSKAFSTDTHNQMREVIIETRRRSYRDDGIYSSLVRGKRDARGERDEEGDEWYDDGEVWRKEAMKALCNVIYNSQRAQERAGPLKLLPGLCDKLKASIRSAAPPSGQFYDLRLLFLLTALRLELRKELQQARGVSLLTVLLEQCLEVQWAEDYEVVSDPSAPPIIRDASQRAIEILKILFNITYSTHRQEPDEEDAALYRHLAAVLRHCLLLSCEDEDLVEELQGHTVNLLSALPLQCLDVLLSVRLFNGSKESGGVNMDCVHSLLMFMDKRLNRGQKLKEKLTPVLNFLTESCRAHRETRRYLKQQILPPLREVELRPEQGDTIRNKLVRLMTHVDTDLKHCAAELLFVLCKENVGRFVKYTGYGNAAGLLAARGLLSGRGPSSKPQYSSDSDSDTEEYRQARDKINLVTGRVEEQQPDPMEGMTEEEKEREAMRLMSLFSRLSRDKIIQPMGMLSNGRLAPLCGHQRFSCMEEEEEEEEGEVDFEDELD
- the si:ch211-195b15.7 gene encoding synembryn-A isoform X2 produces the protein MGVDLERIIQYIKQGDQKSVQTQLDRYNTENSQCFFFNVEARERRKFRRNKVREYIPDSDSDLGSDDDEDSDLVLRRRLASALMWFIRTQLQPGVLRVCLRTLRILSRDRLALAPFITDSAILTLARLGGISTMPIPGHEEEDWMEEKDPWGFACGSTSSQSGSKAFSTDTHNQMREVIIETRRRSYRDDGIYSSLVRGKRDARGERDEEGDEWYDDGEVWRKEAMKALCNVIYNSQRAQERAGPLKLLPGLCDKLKASIRSAAPPSGQFYDLRLLFLLTALRLELRKELQQARGVSLLTVLLEQCLEVQWAEDYEVVSDPSAPPIIRDASQRAIEILKILFNITYSTHRQEPDEEDAALYRHLAAVLRHCLLLSCEDEDLVEELQGHTVNLLSALPLQCLDVLLSVRLFNGSKESGGVNMDCVHSLLMFMDKRLNRGQKLKEKLTPVLNFLTESCRAHRETRRYLKQQILPPLREVELRPEQGDTIRNKLVRLMTHVDTDLKHCAAELLFVLCKENVGRFVKYTGYGNAAGLLAARGLLSGRGPSSKPQYSSDSDSDTEEYRQARDKINLVTGRVEEQQPDPMEGMTEEEKEREAMRLMSLFSRLSRDKIIQPMGMLSNGRLAPLCGHQRFSCMEEEEEEEEGEVDFEDELD